In a single window of the Chondrocystis sp. NIES-4102 genome:
- a CDS encoding cytochrome P450, protein MNTTSNLNDLPQPPGNKGLPLIGETISFLNDPDFNQKRIAQYGKIYKTSVFGRPTVMMIGSEANTFLFRNENRYVVATWPKSTRVLLGKASLAVNHGSLHTNRRKLLYEAFQPRALASYIPTMAKITEEYLEKWAEMKTLTWYPQLRDYTFDIASNLFVSADGGANSSVGHYFETWCAGLFTLPISLPWTKFGKAKAAREKLLTSLEEIILKRKQKSDPGEDALGLLIKAKDEDGNSLSLEELKDQVLLLLFAGHETLTSAIASFCLLTAQHPDVLHKLQVEQAELNISGTPTLEDLKNMTYLEQVLKEVMRIIPPVGGGFREVVETFEFNGYRIPKGWMVQYQIAQTHQQPELYPESDRFLPDRFAPPVSVDKQASFGYIPFGGGLRECLGKEFARLEMRLFASKLLQNYRWELLPEQNLELITVPTPHPRDGLKVNFYRLEH, encoded by the coding sequence ATGAATACGACTTCTAATTTAAATGATTTGCCTCAACCCCCTGGAAATAAGGGTTTACCATTAATTGGAGAAACAATTAGTTTCTTAAACGATCCTGATTTTAATCAAAAACGTATTGCTCAATATGGCAAAATATATAAAACTAGTGTGTTTGGTCGTCCTACAGTGATGATGATCGGTTCGGAGGCTAACACTTTTTTGTTTCGTAACGAGAATAGGTATGTAGTAGCTACTTGGCCTAAAAGCACTAGAGTATTGTTAGGGAAAGCTTCTTTAGCTGTTAATCATGGTAGTTTGCATACCAACCGCCGTAAACTACTCTATGAAGCCTTTCAACCTAGAGCTTTAGCTAGTTATATTCCCACAATGGCGAAAATAACCGAGGAATATCTCGAAAAGTGGGCTGAGATGAAAACTTTAACTTGGTATCCTCAATTGCGAGATTATACCTTTGATATTGCTAGTAATCTTTTTGTTAGTGCTGATGGTGGTGCGAATAGTTCCGTGGGACATTACTTTGAGACATGGTGTGCAGGTTTATTTACTTTACCAATATCTTTACCTTGGACGAAATTCGGTAAGGCTAAAGCAGCCAGGGAGAAATTATTAACAAGTTTAGAAGAAATTATCCTCAAACGTAAACAAAAGAGTGATCCTGGGGAAGATGCTCTAGGGCTACTAATTAAAGCCAAAGATGAAGATGGTAATAGCCTGAGTTTGGAAGAATTAAAAGATCAAGTACTATTATTACTATTTGCAGGACATGAAACCTTAACTTCAGCGATCGCCTCTTTTTGCCTTCTAACAGCGCAACACCCAGATGTTTTGCACAAATTACAAGTAGAACAAGCTGAATTAAATATTTCAGGTACTCCTACCCTAGAAGATCTTAAAAATATGACCTATCTAGAACAAGTACTTAAAGAAGTGATGCGTATTATTCCCCCTGTTGGTGGCGGTTTCCGAGAGGTGGTAGAAACTTTTGAATTTAATGGTTATCGCATCCCTAAAGGTTGGATGGTGCAATATCAAATTGCTCAAACCCATCAACAGCCAGAACTTTATCCCGAAAGCGATCGCTTTTTACCTGATCGTTTTGCACCGCCCGTGAGCGTTGACAAACAAGCTAGTTTTGGTTATATTCCTTTTGGTGGTGGCTTGAGAGAGTGTTTAGGCAAGGAATTTGCTCGCTTGGAAATGCGTTTGTTTGCTTCTAAGCTATTGCAAAATTATCGCTGGGAACTTCTCCCTGAACAAAATCTAGAATTAATTACTGTCCCAACTCCCCATCCCCGTGATGGCTTAAAGGTAAATTTTTATCGGCTTGAACATTAA
- a CDS encoding cation-transporting P-type ATPase, whose translation MVKSAPSTSNQEINKYKYAPQSRKKVALDVAGMKCAGCVKAVEKQLEQNNGVVSACVNLITEVAVVEYETQNITPEDLAAKLTKIGFPTKLRQSEGSIYQIAQNNRVKEQKEAKKQAWQLITAAILLFFSSIGHLHHLGIAEIPVLSNIWFHFTLATLALLIPGRSLLVDGYQSLIHRMPNMNTLVGLGTSSAYLASCAALFLPQLGWDCFFDEPVMLLGFIFLGRTIEAKARNRAAAALVKLVSLQPPIARLIGKQDNTQTIEIPVEQVKPGEWLRVLPGEKIPVDGKIVAGETTVDESMLTGESLTVFKSISDIVRAGTINHSGVITVEVTQIGQDTALAKIINLVEEAQTRKAPVQKLADTIAGYFAYGVMAIALLTFCFWYFIGTNIWTEVLLTSSHSMSMGQMSVTTSPFLLSLKSAIAVLVIACPCALGLATPTAIVVGTSMGAEMGILIKGGDVLERVQQLDTVVFDKTGTLTNVEPQVTQCLPLTEISPQELLKIAAAVESGSNHPLAKAIISAAQQQDLVIPIATKFQSVLGEGICAEIAQVRVLVGNHNWLSKQGIIISQEQELQIKSSAKSGKTIIAVGSNGQLQGIIAIESSIRADAAPTIQKLQTLGLNTILLTGDREEVAKAIALKLKISQVFSQVKPDQKATIIKSLQQQGKIVAMVGDGINDAPALAEADVGISLQGSTDVAIATADIVLMQDRLEDIISAIHLSTATVNKIKQNLIWALAYNIVAIPLAAGILLPQSGLLLSPIVAALAMASSSVIVVTNSLLLKNSSIRS comes from the coding sequence ATGGTAAAGTCTGCCCCTTCTACTTCTAATCAAGAAATAAATAAATATAAATACGCTCCTCAATCAAGAAAGAAAGTAGCTTTAGATGTAGCAGGGATGAAATGTGCTGGTTGTGTAAAAGCTGTGGAAAAACAACTAGAACAAAATAATGGCGTAGTCTCCGCCTGTGTGAATTTAATTACTGAAGTAGCAGTAGTAGAATATGAAACTCAAAATATCACTCCAGAGGATCTAGCTGCTAAGTTAACAAAAATAGGTTTTCCGACAAAATTACGTCAAAGTGAGGGCAGTATTTACCAAATTGCCCAAAATAATCGAGTCAAAGAACAGAAAGAAGCAAAAAAACAAGCTTGGCAGTTGATTACCGCAGCTATACTCTTATTTTTTTCTAGCATTGGTCATTTACATCATTTAGGTATTGCTGAAATTCCTGTATTAAGTAACATATGGTTTCATTTTACATTAGCGACATTAGCTTTATTAATTCCTGGGCGATCGCTTTTGGTTGATGGTTATCAAAGCTTAATTCACCGAATGCCAAATATGAATACCCTTGTGGGGTTAGGGACTAGCAGTGCTTATTTAGCTAGCTGTGCTGCCTTATTCTTGCCTCAATTAGGATGGGACTGTTTTTTTGACGAACCTGTAATGCTTCTTGGGTTTATCTTTTTAGGGAGAACTATAGAGGCGAAAGCTAGAAATCGGGCTGCTGCTGCCTTGGTTAAATTGGTATCTTTGCAACCTCCTATTGCCCGTTTAATAGGTAAACAAGATAATACCCAAACTATAGAGATACCTGTAGAACAGGTTAAGCCTGGAGAATGGCTAAGAGTTTTACCAGGGGAAAAAATTCCTGTAGATGGCAAAATTGTTGCGGGAGAAACTACTGTAGACGAATCAATGTTGACAGGAGAATCTTTAACAGTATTTAAAAGCATATCTGATATCGTGCGAGCAGGGACAATTAATCACTCAGGTGTGATAACTGTAGAAGTAACTCAGATAGGTCAAGATACCGCCCTTGCCAAAATTATCAACTTAGTAGAAGAGGCACAAACGCGCAAAGCCCCAGTACAAAAGCTGGCAGATACAATTGCTGGATATTTTGCCTATGGAGTTATGGCGATCGCCTTACTTACTTTCTGTTTTTGGTACTTTATTGGTACAAATATTTGGACGGAGGTATTATTAACTAGTTCTCACTCAATGTCGATGGGGCAGATGAGCGTTACAACTTCACCCTTCCTGCTTAGTTTAAAGAGTGCGATCGCAGTATTAGTAATTGCTTGTCCTTGCGCCTTGGGTTTGGCTACTCCCACAGCAATTGTAGTGGGTACTAGCATGGGTGCAGAAATGGGTATTTTAATTAAAGGTGGTGATGTTCTTGAGCGAGTTCAGCAACTAGATACTGTAGTTTTTGATAAAACAGGCACTTTAACCAATGTAGAACCTCAAGTTACTCAATGTCTTCCCTTGACGGAAATATCACCCCAAGAATTATTAAAAATAGCAGCAGCAGTGGAAAGTGGTAGTAATCATCCCTTAGCAAAAGCTATTATCTCCGCAGCGCAGCAACAAGATTTAGTTATACCAATAGCTACTAAGTTTCAAAGTGTATTAGGGGAAGGAATTTGTGCTGAAATTGCTCAGGTAAGAGTATTGGTGGGAAATCACAACTGGTTAAGCAAGCAAGGTATTATTATTAGCCAGGAGCAGGAGCTACAAATTAAATCCTCAGCAAAATCAGGTAAAACTATTATTGCTGTGGGTTCTAATGGTCAATTACAGGGAATTATAGCTATTGAATCTAGTATTCGTGCCGATGCAGCACCAACTATCCAAAAATTACAAACCCTCGGCTTAAATACCATTTTACTTACAGGAGATCGGGAGGAAGTAGCTAAGGCGATCGCCCTTAAACTTAAAATTAGTCAAGTTTTTTCACAAGTAAAACCAGACCAGAAAGCTACAATAATTAAATCTCTGCAACAACAGGGTAAAATAGTCGCTATGGTCGGAGATGGTATTAACGATGCACCAGCTTTAGCAGAGGCAGATGTAGGTATATCTCTTCAAGGCAGTACAGATGTGGCGATCGCAACTGCTGATATTGTGTTGATGCAAGATCGTTTAGAAGATATCATTAGTGCAATTCACCTAAGCACAGCCACAGTCAATAAAATTAAACAAAACTTAATTTGGGCTTTAGCTTACAATATTGTTGCTATTCCCTTGGCAGCAGGAATCTTATTACCGCAATCTGGTCTACTGTTATCGCCAATTGTGGCAGCACTAGCAATGGCATCTAGTTCAGTAATTGTGGTGACAAATTCACTATTGTTAAAGAATAGCAGCATCCGCTCATGA
- a CDS encoding two-component response regulator: protein MIRILIVDDQSIVREGLSSLLQTQPDLEVVGEAANGQEAVERSLDLQPDVILMDIRMPIMDGLAAIRLLVKQAPAIKILVLTTFDDEEYITQAIANGAQGYLLKDTPSAELSQAIRLVNKGYSQMGPGLLAKAVASDVSHDVEKSELISQQLAQLTAREKEVLQLIATGYSNKEISAQLYIVERTVKNHVNSILHALNLRDRTQAAIFAHKYWHEIFK from the coding sequence ATGATTCGTATTTTGATAGTAGATGATCAAAGTATTGTCCGAGAAGGGCTATCGAGTTTATTACAAACTCAGCCAGATTTAGAAGTAGTGGGGGAAGCAGCAAATGGACAAGAAGCGGTAGAGCGATCGCTTGATCTTCAACCTGATGTAATTTTAATGGATATCCGTATGCCAATTATGGATGGGTTGGCTGCTATTCGGCTTTTGGTTAAACAAGCACCTGCAATTAAGATTTTAGTATTGACTACTTTTGATGATGAGGAATATATCACTCAAGCAATAGCCAATGGCGCACAGGGATATCTCCTCAAAGATACTCCATCAGCAGAACTATCTCAAGCAATTCGTTTAGTTAATAAAGGTTACAGTCAGATGGGGCCTGGGTTATTGGCTAAAGCTGTAGCCTCTGATGTTTCTCATGATGTTGAAAAATCAGAATTAATATCTCAACAATTGGCACAACTAACCGCCAGGGAAAAGGAAGTCCTGCAATTAATCGCTACAGGATATAGTAATAAGGAAATATCTGCCCAATTATATATAGTTGAGCGAACTGTTAAAAATCATGTAAACAGTATTTTACACGCCCTCAATTTACGCGATCGCACACAAGCTGCTATTTTTGCTCATAAATATTGGCACGAAATATTTAAGTAA
- a CDS encoding DNA polymerase III, delta prime subunit, with protein sequence MNDPSLKELLGQDPVVELLQQAVKLKRIAPAYLFLGTSGIGRAKTAKNFIKLIFKVGIDPEKHSLIEKKLASNNHPDLLWVEPTYTHKGELYTVTQAHAQGLAIKTPAKIRIEQIRNLIEFLNRPLLEASRKIVVIEGAETMAETAANALLKTLEEPGKATIILFAPDVDSLLTTLVSRCQRLQFLPLSQTNLIRVLQEQGYQEIIEHPQIMAIAQGSPGKAIAAWQTLQTIPQQLLIRLTKAISTPLEAIELAQIITSELDGQTQLWLVDYLQHYYWQQHQQVQLIQLWEKTRQYLLSYVQPRLVWECALIKLCEN encoded by the coding sequence ATGAATGATCCATCTTTAAAAGAATTATTAGGTCAAGATCCAGTAGTAGAGCTATTGCAACAGGCAGTAAAATTAAAACGTATTGCTCCTGCCTATTTATTTCTAGGTACTTCTGGTATTGGACGGGCTAAGACAGCTAAAAACTTTATTAAATTGATATTTAAAGTTGGTATCGATCCCGAAAAACATTCTTTAATTGAGAAAAAATTAGCCTCCAATAATCACCCTGATTTACTATGGGTAGAACCTACCTATACCCATAAAGGGGAATTATATACCGTTACTCAAGCTCATGCTCAAGGGTTAGCTATTAAAACTCCAGCTAAAATTAGGATAGAGCAAATACGCAATCTGATTGAGTTTTTAAATCGTCCTTTGCTCGAAGCCAGCAGGAAAATTGTGGTGATCGAAGGGGCGGAGACTATGGCGGAGACGGCAGCTAACGCTTTATTAAAAACCTTAGAAGAGCCTGGTAAAGCGACAATCATTTTATTTGCGCCTGATGTAGATTCTTTGCTAACTACCCTAGTGTCTCGCTGTCAGCGTCTACAATTTTTACCCTTATCCCAAACTAATTTAATTAGGGTGTTGCAAGAGCAAGGTTATCAAGAAATTATAGAACATCCTCAAATTATGGCGATCGCTCAAGGAAGTCCTGGTAAAGCCATTGCAGCTTGGCAAACATTACAAACTATTCCTCAACAACTTTTAATTAGGTTAACTAAAGCTATTTCAACCCCTTTAGAGGCTATAGAATTGGCTCAAATAATTACTAGCGAATTGGATGGACAGACCCAACTTTGGTTAGTAGACTATTTACAACATTACTATTGGCAACAACATCAACAAGTACAATTAATTCAGCTTTGGGAAAAGACTCGTCAATACTTGCTCTCCTACGTGCAACCTCGTCTAGTTTGGGAGTGTGCCTTAATTAAGCTGTGTGAGAATTAA
- a CDS encoding family 2 glycosyl transferase: MSVNGELIEISIIVPLYNESDNIEYLFTRLITVVEEIGAIYEIICINDGSKDNTLDKLLQLHQQNSAIKIINLARNFGKEIALTAGLDYASGAAVIPIDADLQDPPELIKQLIVKWREGYDVVYATRRSRQGETWLKEITAKAFYQTIAKMSPVAIPANTGDFRLLDRKVVEAIKQLPERTRFMKGLFAWVGYKQTSILFDRQVRYAGRSTWNYWKLWNLAIDGITSFSLLPLKIWSYIGVIISLISFFYALFLIIRTLLLGIDVPGYASLMVAILFLGGIQLITLGVLGEYLGRVYEEVKGRPLYLVRERYGFKQEQKHD; this comes from the coding sequence ATGTCTGTGAACGGAGAATTAATTGAGATTTCTATCATCGTTCCTTTGTACAATGAATCGGATAATATTGAGTATCTCTTTACTCGACTTATTACGGTTGTTGAAGAAATTGGTGCAATCTACGAAATAATTTGTATTAATGATGGAAGCAAAGACAATACGTTAGATAAACTTTTGCAATTACATCAACAAAACTCTGCCATCAAAATCATTAATTTAGCGCGTAATTTTGGTAAAGAAATAGCTTTAACCGCAGGACTTGATTATGCTAGTGGTGCTGCGGTAATTCCCATAGATGCAGATTTACAAGATCCACCAGAATTAATCAAACAACTAATAGTTAAATGGAGGGAAGGTTACGATGTTGTATATGCTACCAGGCGATCGCGTCAAGGGGAAACGTGGTTAAAGGAAATTACAGCTAAGGCTTTTTATCAAACTATTGCTAAAATGAGTCCTGTTGCCATTCCTGCTAATACAGGAGATTTTCGCTTATTAGATCGCAAAGTTGTAGAAGCAATTAAACAACTACCAGAAAGAACAAGATTTATGAAAGGTTTGTTTGCGTGGGTAGGATATAAACAAACTTCTATTTTATTTGATCGTCAAGTTCGTTATGCAGGTCGTTCTACTTGGAACTATTGGAAACTTTGGAATCTAGCGATCGATGGAATCACATCTTTTAGTTTATTACCACTCAAAATCTGGAGTTATATCGGTGTAATAATCTCCCTGATTTCTTTTTTTTATGCCTTATTTTTAATTATCAGGACTTTGTTGTTGGGTATAGATGTCCCTGGTTACGCCTCTTTAATGGTGGCTATTTTATTCTTAGGGGGAATTCAATTAATCACTTTAGGAGTTTTAGGGGAATATTTGGGTCGTGTTTATGAAGAGGTCAAAGGTAGACCTCTATACTTAGTACGTGAAAGATATGGTTTTAAACAAGAACAAAAACACGATTAA
- a CDS encoding putative two-component sensor histidine kinase, whose amino-acid sequence MANIWQRHSFRLLLYLEWILLGIALLTAFSWLISPLHPHPRPHPHHHGLADAVWVKVLGISCIALLGVMGLRLPNNSKLIQAIYIAGGFCLSWVAILFLGKGERLFPALLLIVVIRACLLFSLSGRIFVAALAYISFLAVQIMSLMRINFLGIPLGKPVPLLGRLPPKELNGVLLSLAFNSALLFALVLAFVVLLVSAVLAEHQSRSKLLQAHRRLRDYALQVENQATLQERNRIAREIHDSVGHYLTAQSIQLENTALFLITDPIKAQDHLTKARNLGKEALTNIRLSVATLRKNPLQRSLVSIIEQLITEFQAHTNIAIAYQVNLVSLLPTETKTALYRIIQEALTNISKHSQATQVSLSIQEIDKQITLSVQDNGCGFNPKQNTTGFGLQGIQERTAALQGSLTIVSQPGQGCQINVKIPLSLIN is encoded by the coding sequence ATGGCTAATATTTGGCAAAGGCATTCCTTTCGTTTACTCCTATATTTAGAATGGATACTATTAGGAATTGCTCTACTTACGGCATTTAGTTGGCTTATCTCCCCTCTTCATCCCCATCCTCGCCCTCATCCTCATCATCATGGGCTAGCTGATGCAGTTTGGGTTAAAGTGCTGGGAATTTCTTGTATTGCACTCTTGGGAGTTATGGGTTTAAGACTGCCTAACAACTCAAAGTTAATTCAAGCTATTTATATTGCTGGCGGATTTTGTTTAAGTTGGGTAGCAATCTTATTTTTGGGTAAAGGAGAAAGACTATTTCCAGCACTACTATTAATTGTGGTAATTCGGGCTTGTTTGCTTTTTTCTTTGAGTGGCAGAATTTTTGTAGCTGCTTTAGCCTATATTTCTTTTTTAGCTGTACAAATAATGTCCTTAATGAGGATTAATTTTTTAGGTATTCCCTTAGGTAAACCTGTACCACTTTTAGGACGTTTGCCACCCAAGGAGTTAAACGGAGTACTATTAAGTTTAGCTTTTAATTCTGCCCTATTATTTGCTTTAGTTTTGGCTTTTGTAGTCTTATTAGTCAGTGCAGTGTTAGCAGAACATCAAAGTAGATCAAAATTACTACAAGCCCATCGTCGCTTAAGGGATTATGCTTTGCAAGTTGAGAATCAAGCAACCTTACAAGAAAGAAATCGTATTGCTAGGGAAATACATGATTCTGTAGGTCATTATCTCACCGCCCAAAGTATTCAGTTAGAAAATACAGCCCTATTTTTAATTACAGATCCTATAAAAGCGCAAGACCATTTAACCAAAGCCCGAAATCTAGGTAAAGAAGCATTAACTAATATTCGTTTATCAGTGGCAACTTTAAGAAAAAACCCTCTACAACGATCGCTTGTGAGCATTATTGAACAATTAATTACTGAATTTCAAGCTCATACAAATATAGCGATCGCTTATCAGGTTAATCTGGTTTCCTTACTACCGACAGAAACGAAAACCGCCCTCTACCGTATCATTCAAGAAGCGTTAACTAATATTAGTAAACATAGTCAAGCTACTCAAGTGAGTTTATCTATCCAGGAAATAGACAAACAAATTACCCTTTCAGTACAAGATAATGGGTGTGGGTTTAATCCAAAACAAAATACTACTGGGTTTGGACTGCAAGGAATACAAGAACGTACAGCAGCCTTACAAGGAAGTTTGACAATTGTTAGTCAGCCTGGACAGGGATGTCAGATTAACGTTAAAATCCCCCTATCTTTGATTAATTGA
- a CDS encoding malonyl CoA-acyl carrier protein transacylase, with protein sequence MTKTAWVFPGQGSQTVGMGVDLKDFPTAKSKLEIADQILGWSVLDICQGDESTLARTLYTQPCLYVIEAILVDLLTQKLGLPQLVAGHSLGEYVALYAAQVFDFESGLKLVKKRAELMDSAAGGKMAALMKFDRSQLAIALEQTPDVVLANDNSEQQVVISGTPEAVEAILNKVKVKRVTTLNVSGAFHSPMMQSASEQFLTILDSVSFSDAKIPVISNVEPIATTKEAELKSRLAQQMTGSVRWREIMLQFTQENISKIIEVGPGKALCGLIKRTCQEIDLEAIGTVEQIEQLEAKTPVLSSQA encoded by the coding sequence ATGACAAAGACAGCGTGGGTATTTCCAGGACAAGGTTCGCAAACAGTGGGTATGGGGGTAGACTTAAAAGACTTTCCCACTGCCAAATCTAAATTGGAGATTGCAGATCAAATACTAGGTTGGTCGGTATTAGATATTTGCCAAGGAGATGAATCAACTTTAGCCCGTACTCTGTATACCCAACCTTGTCTCTATGTTATTGAAGCGATTTTAGTAGACCTATTGACCCAAAAGCTAGGTTTACCTCAGTTAGTAGCAGGTCATAGCTTGGGAGAATATGTAGCTTTATATGCTGCACAGGTTTTTGATTTTGAATCTGGCTTAAAATTAGTCAAAAAAAGAGCCGAATTAATGGATAGTGCTGCTGGGGGAAAAATGGCTGCACTAATGAAATTTGATCGTTCTCAACTGGCGATCGCTCTCGAACAGACTCCTGATGTTGTCTTGGCAAATGATAATAGTGAACAGCAAGTAGTTATTTCAGGTACACCAGAAGCGGTAGAAGCAATATTAAACAAGGTAAAAGTTAAACGAGTTACTACACTTAATGTCTCAGGTGCTTTCCATTCACCGATGATGCAGTCAGCCTCAGAACAATTTTTAACTATTTTAGATTCTGTAAGTTTTAGTGATGCTAAGATACCAGTCATCTCTAACGTTGAACCTATTGCTACTACAAAAGAGGCAGAATTAAAAAGTAGATTAGCACAGCAAATGACAGGTTCGGTACGTTGGCGAGAAATTATGCTGCAATTTACCCAAGAAAACATAAGTAAAATTATAGAAGTCGGCCCAGGTAAAGCTTTATGTGGTCTGATTAAACGTACTTGTCAAGAAATCGACCTAGAGGCTATCGGGACAGTAGAACAAATAGAACAATTAGAGGCTAAAACACCAGTTTTAAGTTCTCAAGCATAG
- a CDS encoding putative phosphoglucomutase, which translates to MNSIDWKKLQNGSDIRGVAVEGIAGETVNLTPEVVKILGNAFIQWLIARIDKSGEDLIIAVGQDSRISGETLSKSLLEGMAIAGCRVYNFNLASTPAMFMSTISDQFNCDGAIMLTASHLPFNRNGLKFFTPQGGLEKADITEILKIAASGNLVTTDPIGEITQRDFISVYAAKLVDTIRQGVNHPDHYEQPLKGLKIVVDAGNGAGGFYVAQVLKPLGADTTGSQFLEPDGMFPNHIPNPENKEAMAAICQAVVNNQADFGIIFDTDVDRVAAVDNLGNELNRNRLIALIAAIVLQEHPGSTIVTDSITSDGLTQFIEQHLGGKHHRFKRGYKNVINESMRLNALGQESWLAIETSGHGAMKENYFLDDGAYLATKLLVELAKSKLQGKLLTDLIQDLQEPLESEELRFKINSNDFVTYGNQVIEKLQVFASNQSDWQIVPNNYEGIRIACTSATEQGWFLLRLSLHDPVIPINIESNVAQGVDKITHRLLDFLRDFESLDLSSFPS; encoded by the coding sequence ATGAATAGTATCGACTGGAAAAAACTGCAAAATGGTTCAGATATTCGTGGTGTGGCTGTGGAAGGAATTGCAGGAGAGACAGTTAATTTAACTCCTGAAGTAGTAAAAATATTAGGTAATGCCTTTATACAGTGGTTAATTGCGCGAATAGATAAATCAGGCGAGGATCTAATTATTGCAGTGGGGCAGGATAGTCGGATTTCTGGGGAAACTTTAAGTAAATCATTGCTAGAGGGAATGGCGATCGCTGGTTGTCGGGTATATAATTTTAACCTTGCTTCTACTCCTGCGATGTTCATGAGTACAATTAGCGATCAGTTTAACTGCGATGGGGCAATTATGTTAACTGCTAGCCACCTACCTTTTAATCGCAATGGGTTAAAGTTTTTTACGCCTCAAGGGGGTTTGGAAAAAGCCGATATTACTGAAATATTGAAAATTGCAGCATCTGGCAACTTAGTTACTACCGATCCTATAGGAGAAATTACTCAGCGTGATTTTATTAGTGTTTATGCAGCTAAACTAGTCGATACAATTCGCCAAGGGGTTAATCATCCTGATCATTATGAGCAACCTTTGAAAGGGTTAAAAATAGTCGTGGATGCTGGTAATGGTGCAGGTGGCTTTTATGTGGCACAGGTGTTAAAACCCTTGGGTGCAGATACCACGGGTAGCCAATTTCTTGAACCTGATGGGATGTTTCCTAATCATATTCCCAACCCTGAAAATAAGGAAGCTATGGCAGCAATTTGTCAGGCGGTTGTTAATAATCAAGCTGATTTTGGCATTATCTTTGATACAGATGTCGATCGCGTGGCTGCGGTGGATAATTTGGGTAATGAGTTAAATCGTAATCGTTTGATTGCTTTAATTGCAGCGATCGTTTTACAAGAACATCCAGGTTCAACTATTGTTACTGATTCTATTACTTCTGATGGTTTAACTCAATTTATTGAACAACATTTAGGTGGTAAACACCATCGTTTTAAACGAGGATATAAAAATGTAATTAATGAATCGATGAGATTAAATGCTTTGGGGCAAGAATCCTGGCTGGCGATCGAAACTTCTGGGCATGGGGCAATGAAGGAGAATTATTTCCTTGATGATGGGGCATATTTGGCGACTAAACTATTAGTTGAATTGGCTAAAAGTAAGTTGCAAGGTAAATTATTAACTGATTTAATTCAGGATTTACAAGAACCTTTAGAAAGTGAAGAATTGCGTTTTAAGATTAATAGTAACGATTTTGTCACCTATGGTAATCAAGTAATTGAAAAATTGCAGGTGTTCGCCTCAAATCAATCGGATTGGCAGATAGTTCCTAATAATTATGAGGGAATAAGGATAGCTTGTACATCAGCTACTGAACAAGGTTGGTTTTTATTACGTTTATCCTTACATGATCCTGTTATTCCTATTAATATTGAATCCAATGTCGCCCAAGGAGTTGATAAAATAACCCATCGCTTATTAGATTTCTTACGAGATTTTGAGTCTTTGGATTTATCTTCTTTCCCAAGTTAA